One stretch of Anas acuta chromosome W, bAnaAcu1.1, whole genome shotgun sequence DNA includes these proteins:
- the LOC137846875 gene encoding olfactory receptor 14A16-like, producing the protein MPNSSSVSEFLLLAFSNKRELQLLHFALFLGIYLAALLGNGLILSAVACHHSLHTPMYFFLLNLALLDLGCISITLPKAMANALWDTRAISYQGCTAQLFLFAFLAGAEFPLLTIMAYDRYVAICKPLHYGSLLGSRACAQMAAAAWGSGFLNAVLHTTITFSLPLCQGNAVDQFFCEIPQILKLSCSDAYLREVGALMLSVSLAFLCFVFIILSYVQIFRTVLRMPSEQGWNKAFSTCLPHLAVVSLFISTGMFAYLKPPSMSSTSMDLIVSVLYSVVPSSVNPLIYSMRNQEFKDAVRKLFGCMLLCNQ; encoded by the coding sequence ATGCcgaacagcagctctgtgagtgagttcctcctgctggcattctcAAACAAGcgtgagctgcagctcctgcacttcgcgctcttcctgggcatctacctggctgccctcctgggcaacggcctcatcctcagcgccgtagcctgccaccacagcctccacacccccatgtacttcttcctgctcaacctcgccctccttgacctgggctgcatctccatcactctgcccaaagccatggccaatgccctctgggacaccagggccatctcctatcaaggatgtaCTGCCCaactctttctctttgctttcttggcTGGAGCAGAGTTTCcccttctcaccatcatggcctatgaccgctacgttgccatctgcaagcccctgcactacgggagcctcctgggcagcagagcttgtgcccagatggcagcagctgcctggggcagtggctttctcaatgctgttcTGCACACGACCattacattttccctgcccctctgccaaggcaatgctgtggaccagttcttctgtgaaatcccccagatcctcaagctctcctgctcagatgcctacctcagggaagttggggcacTTATGCTTAGTGTTTCTTTagcctttctttgctttgttttcatcattttatcctatgtgcagatcttcaggaccgtgctgaggatgccttctgagcagggctggaacaaagccttttccacgtgcctcccccacctggctgtggtctccctctttatcagcactggcatgtttgcctacctgaagcccccctccatgtCTTCCACATCCATGGATCTTATTGTGTCAGTTCTCTACTCAGTTGTTCCTTCAtcagtgaaccccctcatctacagcatgaggaaccaggagttCAAGGATGCAGTAAGGAAACTCTTTGGATGCATGCTTCTTTGCAATCAATAA